The Oncorhynchus mykiss isolate Arlee chromosome 14, USDA_OmykA_1.1, whole genome shotgun sequence genome segment ctgttggatGGCAGCCGAGTGAACAGTCGAGGAACAGTCTTCTTTGCCTTAGACACTGGGTGTAGTcaatgtcctggagggcaggcagcgtGGCCCCGGTGATGTTTTGTCAACAACACTCTCTGGAGAGCCAtgtggttgagggcggagcagttaccGTACCTGGTGTTGATGCAGCCCAaaagaatgctctcaatggtgcatctgttgAACTTTGCGAGGGTTTTAAGGCGTCAGCATACTTTGGTTCAGCTGGCGCCTAGCTGAACTTGGCTAGGTGAACccgaacgagtgtgctcgcaAGACCTTCAAGTGAGAAACTAGAAAAAATAAGCAATAGTACTTTGTCCAACTTGAGACGATATAGCCAGAATACACTTCTTCAAAAGTCATAATTAATCTAGACAACGCAAGAAATCTGCCATTCATTTTGATGTTTTTCCAGAGGAGACCTTAgtcgcgcaattttacatctaactaagatgtttggtgcagtatttctcaacaaaaaaaaaaatgaatgagaACAAACACCTCATTGAAGAATCCCTTCTGTCGACCAATCCCAGACGAAAGGAGCGTAGCCCCataatactacccaccactgagacctgtatgctctcgttggttggccctcgcttcatattcgtcgccaaacccactggctccaggtcatctataagtctttgctaggtaaagctccaccttatctcagctcactggtcaccatagcagcacccaccctccagcaggtatattttactggtcaccccaaaagccaattcctactttggccgccgttaattccagttctctgctgccaatgactggaacgaattgcaaaaatcactgaagctggagactcatacctctctcactaactttaagtatcagctgtcagagcagctcacagatcactggacctgtacatagcccatctgtaaatagcccagccaactacctcatccccatattgcaaatatatatatattttttcacttctttgcaccccagtatctctacttgcacattcaccttctgcacatctatcgctccagtgtttaattgctaaattgtaattacttcggcACTACGGGCTATTTATTGcattacctccctaatcttacctcatttgcacacactgtatacagatttttctattgtgttattgactgtacgtttgtttattccatgtgtaactctgtgttgttgtttgtcgcactgctttgctttatcttggccaggtcgcagttgtaaatgagaacttgttcttaactggccggcctacctggttaaataaaggtaaaataaaaagatGTCTGCTTGCCTCGAGAGAAAAATGCTGCGCAAGAACAGCCCCCCAAAAAAACTTGCCTAAGACCAAAAACATTGGCACAATATATCCATGAACTGTTCCGGATGGAAAGCATGCTGAATTTGAGCCATTTAAAGTTGTAGAAactctgttgcaccttcttcaccacaatgTTGGTGTGGCAAGACCACTTCAGGTCCTGAGGGAtgtggaacttgaagcttttgacctgATCTACTGCAGCCATGGTCGATGAGGATGGGGGGCACGCTCCCTCTTcggtctcctgtagtccacaataagctCTTTCGTTTTGTtgatattgagggagaggttatcaGGCTACTTGATCTGactttgataaatgcagaaaatcaccatTCAAATAAATATTCTACCACAgaccatgttatttttgtgaAGACTATTTGATTGAGTTCAAAAACATAGTTTAGATGTCAAAACTATTTCTAAGATAAATACTTTGAGTTTATCTGAACTCACATCACTCGTGTAAAAGCAGGAAGCCTGCGCTGCTTGTGCTAGCACGTGCTGAGCAAATACTCCATGGTAACTTGGATTAAGGCATTTAAATGCCCTTATTATTCTAAAGATTGCGCAGAACACCAAGTGGTTTAATCGGAGTATGCTTACTTCGATTATAACCTTAGTACAccgattaagataagcagagtaaggtgttaacatgactaatgccatactctgCCTACaaccataatcagtttaatatcaaattattagtgtgcatgtaaacatactcgGTGTGACAATGGATTGCATTTATATGGGCTAATGCTCTACTCTAGGTCTCAAGGCAGGGGCAAGATATATTTGTCAGCAGAAGTCCATTTTAAATGTGAAACTTGCTGACTCACTCAGCATACAAGCCCAACTTGGACAGCCTTGTGAATTTGAACTGTATGGTTCTGTGAGAGGAGAAACAAGTGCTGTGATTTGAAGAATGCCCTCCTACCAAGACCAGATAACCTGCACATAAGACATTGCATATAGACATTATGATGATCAACACATAGTCCATGCAAAAGCAAAATCATACAGacatatttacatacagtaacatatcTCCTCCCAAGAGAAACAAGAACAGGAGTGGAGAGCACTGAGCGGTGTCTGTAGTTACTATTGGCACGAGTTTAAAAGCCTATTTCCCAAAAATGGTCCTGGAGACTTCTTTGAAAGCTGAATAAACTACTCCAACCAACACCTGTCCCTTTCTAAAAATCTGGATTTGACCATTGCTTTGGTACAACAACCAAAAAAGACACCTGACATCATTTATCCTCTGTAATTCTAGTTATGGATTGCATGCCTTGTAATCAATCATAGGATGCATCATCAAGTCAGACAGCTTTTTCAGATGTATTTATACTCTCAACCGCAGAATCTTCTAGCTACATCATCCACATTGATCAGTGGAATGATAGGAACACATAAGGGGTCACGCAATTACGAAAAATGCCTTGTGAAAAATATGCACTTGGTATCATGACGTTGAAGATAATGCACGCAACAAATTACACCTAACTATGTAGGCCTAACGTTAGCTGTATCACCATCAATATCTACATTCAGTCATTTGAGGCTAACAAATCTAATACACCGAAGTTCACATTTTAATGAGGCTATGCCTATTGCACATGAATTTCATTCTGGAGACTACGCTAAagttggctagcaagctaactaAGTTAAAAAATCTGTCGAAGGCCCAAAATCCCCGGGCTAAATTACGGGGATAGTGGCTATCTGGCAAGCGCAACACAGCGGCACGGTTGGCTAGCTTTCGCTATTCACAATGTGTTAGTTGGCTCACATAACTTAAACGGACCATTAATTATTTGTATGCTTTCTCTTTTCAGTTTCGTTAAAtacgtagctagctagttaaatcaTGCgtttagcttgttagctagctaacggtagTTTTTATTCACATGAAAACACTGACCGTCAGCCCCgcagctgctgctgttgttgttgtcgcCTCTCCTCCGCTCACCTCTACCCCTGGGCTGGCCAACCCTATGACGCTGACCGCCCGGACGGTCCCCCGGAGCCAGTCACGAGTCCAGGCGGCCTGTTCCACTTCGGATCCGGCTGCGGACCTGCCATCGTTGAGGAGCAGCAGAAGTCGCTTCCCAATCAGTTCAAGAGAGTCTCCCATATTTAGTTAGCCACTGTGAATTGCAGGAGCAACTTCCTTCGCATATATTTCTGTTGGGAACTCCGATGcacttagctaacgttagctagccagccagttagCCAGGTTAAATCGGCCTAAAATAAGTGACAGATTTAAACCTCAACTACCGCAACTTTGCTGCATGCACCGGAGTCCCCTCTTCCGTAGGATGCACGGGAAAATACGGCGGACCAAGTCACGCCACAAATAGAGAAGTACCGAGATGTTATTGTCCGCAAAACCGCTATCCCGCTCTATCCGCCATTGAGGCTTGCAATTGCAAAAATCAAACACACTCCTCCTCGAACGAGCTACAAGGCTCCACTGCGGAGATAGCTAGCGGGCGTGTGAATTGCAACAGCGACTTATGCTGGCTCATCGGTGTACTACACAGAACCCGTTCAATCTGGAATGCCAAATAACAGTGTCTGGATATCTGAAAAAAATACAGTTGGCCTAAATGGAAATCCATTTAGGGCAAAAACGACTTTTGCTCGGACACCACAGATATGCTGTATACTCAGCACAATGCAGATACACACATCATTTAGTAGCAGTAGCCAATTCTTCCCCATATGCTCTCCTTCATACAAACGGTATCTAACCATTTTGTTCACAGTCTATCTACTGCATGCATTTTAGTCTTGGATTTGAATCATACCGGTTGGAGATGATATGACTTTGAAACTGTATTAATTCACTGAGCTGTATGGACCTCCCAGTCTGCTGACGTCATCATTTAGGGGCCCCATAAATCTGTGAGACCAGAACAAACCATAGAACTAGTTCTACTACCATGAAGCACCTCTTGTGTGCACTCTGGTAAAGCATACATTTTCTTCCTTCTTCTTTTATATTTTATTCCCATGTCCTGTTGGACAGTGATTACTTTGCACACTTTGGCTCTTGCATTACATTGATTGAGCTTGACTACATTGATTGAAAAAATAATGAGATTGTCGTCAACTCGCAAATTCGCGTGTCCCTATGTTAACCACAAGGTGGTGCCACAGCATTTCAAAACGCACTGTATGTCCAAACACCACACAACAGCATAGCAGGATGGAAATAATAAAAGCAAGATATTATTGCATAATTCAGGAATATATGCTTGAGAATTAATTATTGGACTATGAAGAGTGTTTATTATGTACAAGGTTTTTCTAACTTTTTCAAACGTTTACAGCCAGCACTATTTGGATCAATTATTGAGCTTTGAATAGCGCTACAGATTAGCATCCTATCCAGTGGTTGTATTTGTACATCATCTGGCTTGGACAAGGCTTAGGCCTACTTACTTGAATAATGCTACAAATGCATTTATTTCTTCATTCAACATTAAGAGTGTAGTGATTTGCCCTCTTGTATTTCTGTTGATATGACATAGCCTTCACGGTATCAATGTCCATGTCGTTTAATGATATTTATGAGTGACTCCATGTCTTTATTTAGTAGCCAAAGGCCTTGGCCAGACCAATAAAGAGGTTTCAATATTGTTAAAATTACACTCTGGCATACAAGACACAAATAAGTTAATGTCGTTGTGGATTACTGGAACTCCTATTAGACATAATTCAAGGGCGTTCTTCAGTGTGACAGCAGTTTCACATTTGGACAAGGCTTTTACATGACTAGCATGTTAAGACTGTTTGGCTCCATTTGGCTCTCCACATAACACAGGAGTTTCTATTTACAGAAAACACCTCCATATTTATTTCATGAGTTACACAAGATACAACGATACaacagaacatacagtatatacaaaataTGTCCTACATATTAAGAGAGACAACAGATATAACTgctcttgttttttttgtgttttttttaaacctgtatCCCTTTTTCTTTTATGAAACCGCCTCGCTCCATATTGGCTAGGGTTTTCTGACATGGGGTACTGGGATACAGTGAGCCATCATCAGTTGTGTCTTGTGAAAGGGGTATTTATAAATCTGTCTGTGTGGTTATGTTGAATGATGGCTGAGCATCGTATAGGATTCCCATGTAAATCAATGTCCCAGTTTACACAAAGTAAGAGTGTATTATTTGTGTAcaagggcatgtgtgtgtgtgtgtgtgccagtgaaGATCCTCTACATAGTTGTCTGTCTCTCATGTCCACTGATAATGTCATTGTGCTCTTTTGTCATGTGGGTACTTGTCAATCAGTCAACAACAGTGTTTCTCAATACAAGTCAGGACTAGTTGGTCTTTAGATTGCCAGAGTACTCCATAAAGACCACACCAACAAGTCACCACCACTTAAGACTTATCTGGGTCTAGAGATTGTGCGTTTTGCAGTGAAAGAGTCCATTGCTTACATTATTGTGGTCTGTGTATGTTTGAGTCCCAGTGTTACCATGGAGACTGCCAGGGGTGTGGCTCCAATTAGAAGTTCCCCCTAAGCACAGATCTATGATCAGCTTACAGTCCCGAATCCTAACCTTACTGGCCTAAACCTAAAACTGACTTTAAATCAGTGTCttggggcaacttcaccctattCTGTCGGGGGTCACTGGCGCTTCAGACAGTTGTGTGGTGTGCACTCGGTCTGTTCCTCCAGCTCGGGGCAGGGTGTTCCGGCGTTAGCCGGCCGCAGGAGGATGTAGCGGGTACGATGGCGGACCCCTCCCCTGGAGCAGGGCCCCAAACACAGACCCCAGGATGACCACATAGACACCTCACAGTCTAACGGTGTCTctgagatagggagggagagggaaagagatgtgGTGAATGAATAACACAGAAATTAAATGAATCAATataatcacagagagagagggagaaagaaagagaaagtgagggaAAGAGACCTACCTGAGAAGCGTTGAGGGTGGATAGGGTGAGGCAGAATGTGATTGGACATGGGAGTTTGACGGGCAGATGAACGGCTCTGTCTGGTCAGCCGTATGGAGGCTATGGGCGGGAGCTCTGTGAGACGGGGGTAGAAGAAGGAGTTGGCTGGGTGGTTGGGCATCTGGGAAGTTATCTGAAGGGGGACAACAACATATAGAAAACGGTCAACAACAAACCCTAagacacacactaaaacacacactaaaacatacactaaaacacacactaaAACATACACTAATCTCAGATTATTACCGGTACTTCTTAATAATTCAAAGCTGTGTGCTTTACCTGTGACTTTGTGTTAGTGGAAAAAGTTCAATTACACTTTCAAGTCTTCCTTGTTAGGGGAATGTTAGTAGCATGCCTACACCATAGTCATTATAAAGCAAGGGGCTACCTCCGTGGCCCTCTTTCCCCCTTTAGGTGAAAGTGAAACGAGGGGAGAAGTCGTCTGTCTCACCCGTGTGATGTTTTCCTGAGGGACGGTGGGATAGTTGGGTGAAGAGAAAGTGAAGCCGCTGTCCGTCCCAGAGTCCAAGGGTTGGAGGTCAAGGGTCATTTCCTGTTTCCACTGGCCGCCCTCACAGAGGTTAAGACTGTCCACTCCCACAAACCAATCAGGGCTAGGGATCACCTTCACCATCAGAGAGAGCTGTGTCCAtagaaggggggaggagaggaaaggggaggaatgAAATGAGGTAGAGAAATGAAATGCGATAAtttagttacagtacagtattcaGATCATGTGTGTGTAATATTGGCTGTGGTAATAAGACAGGATTATAGCTGAAGCTAACACATGCATGGACAAAATCGGTCATTGGCTTTACACATCCTGGTTGTGTAATAGCCTGACGTGTGTGTCCACCCGTTCCAGCACACCCGCTGTTTCCTGTGTGGGGTTCAACTCTAtgctcctctactcccctctctcctctgtgatggATGTTTCCTGAAAGACAGTGACCTCATGCAGGAAGCGTCCTGGGAACCGGCTCCGGGGTGGCAGGCGCCCAGAAAACAGCACATTAAAGACCAGGAAGGGAGCACAGCCTCCCTCGGGAAAGGACGCCTGCTATTTGTGGATCTGGGCTGAGGTGGGACAGGATGGGGTAGAGTGGACAGGCTTgtatggggtgggatggggcagGCATCAAAGTGCACTAGGTGCATTAGGGTGGAGTGGTGTGGAGAGTTTGGACTCTGGGAAGCAGCAGCAGCAAGCAAATGAGGATGACATCAGTGTTGCGTTTCTATCCTGTGACACACAGTGAGGGATGAGGAGTTaacagagactagagagactaccGACTAGCCCAGGGGCATCTATACTATTCCATCCGCTTTGACAATTATCCTTCACTGACCTCCTCCTTCCTTCGCTcacatccctccttccttccctccctccctccctcactccctcgctccctccctccatccttcctctcATCTTTCTAAACCTTCTCTCAAACGGTGGTTTTTCCAGGAATCCCTCCTGCTATATCCATTTCATTGGCCTGTGCAGCGAGTGGGAAGGCGGCGTATCTATCCTAACATGTTCTGGCTTGATCTGTCCACCGCGGGGGCAGCGCTTTTTACTTGAAGGCCAGAGACACTCgctgacacacactgatacccACTTATAGTCCCATAATCACACTCACACTCCATTTAGGCATGCTCTCCCCAGGGCCCACAGAGGAGTCCCAGGCCCAGAGAATGAAAAAATCCCCAACCGCAACCCGTCCAAACCTGGCAGTACCAGAAGCTTAAAGAAATATGCATAACTGGTCGCACTAATCTGTCGAAGTGCGGTGGTTTCCTAGTGTAGAGTAGACTCGATTGGTTCTGGTAGTTGGTGAATTGTTTGTTATCTGTCTGGTTCCAATTATGTGCTTGACAGAAATAGAATGGGGTTTTATGAATATGGAGATGAGAATCATGTGGGGATGTTTGGAGCATTGCAAATGTGTTTGCTTTGTggaaaagagagagtgtgtgtgtgtgtgtgtgcgtgtgtgcgtgtgtgtgtgtgtgtgtgtgtgtgtgtgtgtgtgtgtgtgtgtgtgtgtgtgtgtgtgtgtgtgtgtgtgtgtgtgtgtgtgtgtgtgtgtgtgcgtgcgtgcgtaataAGCATAAGCCTACGTGTGTATCTCTTTGTGTATTTCCAGAGAAGGACAATTTGAGCCATCATTGTCACGttccacacaaagacacacacatctCCATGCCCCCATTCTCCGCCTTGCTACCC includes the following:
- the LOC110488591 gene encoding spondin-2, whose protein sequence is MMSSKLLSCGWLQQLLVVLLKLTLSFAGPTNGTECTARGPASYILVFTGHWSPQTFPKQYPLFRPPAQWSKLIAITHNGQHRLFQEGALASIGVQNFAEVGVTVELVKGAKDARKRREVGAMYRTAGIPTGIGHSSTELLLQPRSPLLSLMVKVIPSPDWFVGVDSLNLCEGGQWKQEMTLDLQPLDSGTDSGFTFSSPNYPTVPQENITRITSQMPNHPANSFFYPRLTELPPIASIRLTRQSRSSARQTPMSNHILPHPIHPQRFSETPLDCEVSMWSSWGLCLGPCSRGGVRHRTRYILLRPANAGTPCPELEEQTECTPHNCLKRQ